The Methylomonas sp. UP202 DNA window TTGATCCCGATCGGCGAAGGCAACCGCGTTCTTAGCCTGATTCGCGGCGGCGACCTGCGCCAACGCGTCGAGATCGCTTGCAAGGGCGACCACGACAAAATGAAACAAGCCGTCAACGGCGTGCATGCCTGGCTGTCCGATCTGATCGCCTACGTCACTAAACTGGCGAACGGCGACATGAGCGCGGAAATGGCGAAAGCCTCCAGCGACGATCAAATACACGAGTGGCTGATGCTACTCAAGCACAACATTCAGGCGCTGGTCACCGACGCCAACAAGCTATCGCAAGCCGCCGTCGAAGGCCGTTTGGCCACCCGCGCCGACGCCACCCAGCACCAAGGCGATTTCCGCAAGATCGTCGAAGGCGTCAACGACACGCTGGACGCGGTGATCGGCCCGCTCAACGTCGCCGCCGACTACGTCGATAACATCGCCAAGGGTAATATCCCGGCCAAAATCACCGACACCTATCACGGCGATTTCAACATTCTGAAAAACAACCTGAACACCTGCATAGACGCCGTGAACGCCTTGGTCGCGGATGCCAACAAACTGTCGCAAGCCGCCGTCGAAGGCCGCTTGGCAACCCGCGCCGACGCCACCCAGCACCAAGGCGATTTCCGTAAAATCGTCGAGGGCGTCAACCAAACCTTGGACGGCGTCATCCTGCCGATCAACGAAGTCGTCGAGGTGCTGCGGCTGGTCGAACAAGGCGACCTGACTCGTCCGGTCAAGGGCGATTACCAAGGTCAATTGGGCGAATTCAAGGATACCGTCAACAACACCATCACAAAATTGTCGCAAACCATCGCCGAAGTGGTTGCAGCCGCCGAACAACTGGGTACCGCGTCCAAGCAAGTCAGCGCCACATCGCAGTCGCTGTCGCAAGCGTCCAGTGAACAAGCCGCCAGCGTCGAGGAAACCTGCGCCAGCATCGAACAAATGGCGTCCAGCATCAATCAGAATGCCGATAACGCCAAGGTCACCGACGGCATGGCCACCAAGGCCTCGCAAGAAGCCAACGAGGGCGGCGAGGCGGTCAAGCAAACCGTCGTGGCCATGCGAGACATCGCCAGTAAAATCGGCATCATCGACGACATTGCCTACCAAACCAACATGCTGGCGCTGAATGCCGCCATCGAAGCGGCCCGGGCCGGAGACCACGGTAAGGGCTTCGCGGTGGTCGCCGCCGAAGTACGCAAACTGGCGGAACGAAGTCAGATCGCGGCCCAGGAAATCGGCAAGCTCGCCGAAACCAGCGTCAATACCGCGGAAAGTGCCGGTAAGCTGCTGGATTCCATTGTACCCAGCATCGCCAAAACCTCCGATTTGGTGCAGGAAATCGCCGCCGCCTCGCAGGAACAATCGGCCGGCGTTAGCCAAGTCAATACCGCGATGAATCAGATGAACCAAATCACCCAACAGAACGCCTCCGCCAGCGAGGAGTTGGCCTCCACCGCCGAGGAGATGACCAGCCAATCCTTACAACTGCAAAATCTGATGAGTTTTTTCAAAATTGCCCGCGCCGCCGGACAAATTAACCCAGTCCGCGCGCCGGAACATCGCAAATCGAGCATGCCGCGCGACCTCCCCGAACACGCCGCGAGCGGCACCGTGGATTTGCACCAATTTCAGCACTTTTAAACGACCAAACGCTTAATCCAGCCTAACCGTGAACGCTGGACTACTGCCCGCCTCCCATCCCGCGGCGGGCCGTCGTTCGATTCCATCACGTGCTCGCGACGGTCTCACCAACACGCAGACCTGGTAAAGCGGGCTAGAGCCCGGTTTGATAACCATCGACAGCTCGGACTCAACACCCATCTGCTCCGCTAAAACGACCTCCGGATACTAGCGTATGACCATTCCGGGGACTTTCAATCGCCCCTCCGAGTCCAGCCTCGAGACCGCGAATCATCGAATCGTCAGCCACAAGCCCCCACTCGCGTAGGCTTGGCGGAGGCTTAGATACCAGCCGACAGGCCGCCTCTGGCAACCCTACGTTCGGCAACGTTTCCAGCGCCAGCCGATTTGCGGCAAATTCCGTTCTACACTTATGGAATTACCGATCAAGCCCCTTCTACGCCTGACCGACAGGCTGGAAGACCGGCTTACTCCGGCGGCTTTCAAACCGAGCCCGCCATCCATACCAGGAGACATTCCACATGCCATTGCCCACCCTCGCCAAGCTGAATGCAACCGCTTTCACGGTACCGCCTGCCCTGGGCACCGCGTTTGCCGTGGCGCCATCAGCACGATCGCGAGCGCGGGCGTCGTCCCGGCGTTACGCGGCAAACGCGCTGCTCGCCTTGGCGTTGACAGCCTGCGGTAGCGGCGGACAGCGACCGGCGCCGCCAAAATTGATCGACACCGGCAAACCGGCCCTGCACGCCATCGACAGCCAAGACCTGCGGCAGTCGATGCAACGCATGCATAACTTAATGTACGAACGCAATTTGACCGAGCACGAGATGGACAACCAACGCCGCGAAGTCCTCTCTCGCGTGCAACAAGCGGCGGAAGGCGTCGAGCAAGCTCTGGCGGCGATGCGTCTAGCCGTGCCAAACCTGCATCTTGAATCGGACGAACAAAAAGTCTTCGCTTCGCTGGCGGATAAACTGCTGATCCAGGCCGGGCAACTCAAATCCCAAGCGCAAACCTTGCAGATCGACGCGATTCCAACCACGTTGGAAGCCATTTCGGCAACCTGTACGTCCTGCCACGAGTTGTTCCGCGATTTCAAGAAACCCGGAGGCCAATAATGCACAGCCATCCTCGCCTGCTCCTCACCATCGCTACCGGCGTATTTCCGCTAGCCGCGACGGCTACCGACGATGTGCGCGCCTTGTTGCGACAACTCGGCAACCAAGTCGCCGAACTCAAGCAACACGCCGATCAAGCCGATGCCAGAATCCGCGATCTGGAAACCCGCTTGGCCGCCGAGCAACAAAAAAACCGGCAATTGACG harbors:
- a CDS encoding methyl-accepting chemotaxis protein; amino-acid sequence: MSIVQRMSLLIGIALLGLSSLAGVSYQQLDSVFTAANYANANSVPSLIALNRQFKTFGQVRARLYRHVSNTDPDKIAELNQSITEALSAFETSLKQYDALVSDAEDKRLYTANLAAFEKYRAGVDTVLALSKQNRKDQALAALEQMTPLSATLQDALEQQGQYNGNLAEQSAGQAKDIKAHASIWLAVIALLALATIALLGWFVTRKLSRQLGGEPDEVARLAGRIAVGDLSGEIRIDATDTASVMAAMKHMSDTIKSLLADMNRMAAEHEQGNIDAVVDSQRFQGSFRQMAQGVNDMVSGHIAVKKKAMAVFKAFGEGDFDAPMEKLPGKKAFINDTIELVRGNLKGFIADMNHMSKQHEAGDIDVLMNTQKFQGDFSVMAQGVNDMVSGHIAVKKKAMAVFKAFGEGDFDAPMEKLPGKKAFINDTIELVRGNLKAVMADTNTLISAAAEGRLDARADAGRHKGDFNKLVQGINQILDAILIPIGEGNRVLSLIRGGDLRQRVEIACKGDHDKMKQAVNGVHAWLSDLIAYVTKLANGDMSAEMAKASSDDQIHEWLMLLKHNIQALVTDANKLSQAAVEGRLATRADATQHQGDFRKIVEGVNDTLDAVIGPLNVAADYVDNIAKGNIPAKITDTYHGDFNILKNNLNTCIDAVNALVADANKLSQAAVEGRLATRADATQHQGDFRKIVEGVNQTLDGVILPINEVVEVLRLVEQGDLTRPVKGDYQGQLGEFKDTVNNTITKLSQTIAEVVAAAEQLGTASKQVSATSQSLSQASSEQAASVEETCASIEQMASSINQNADNAKVTDGMATKASQEANEGGEAVKQTVVAMRDIASKIGIIDDIAYQTNMLALNAAIEAARAGDHGKGFAVVAAEVRKLAERSQIAAQEIGKLAETSVNTAESAGKLLDSIVPSIAKTSDLVQEIAAASQEQSAGVSQVNTAMNQMNQITQQNASASEELASTAEEMTSQSLQLQNLMSFFKIARAAGQINPVRAPEHRKSSMPRDLPEHAASGTVDLHQFQHF